From the genome of Vicia villosa cultivar HV-30 ecotype Madison, WI linkage group LG2, Vvil1.0, whole genome shotgun sequence, one region includes:
- the LOC131651220 gene encoding uncharacterized protein LOC131651220 has translation MAQMLSFMKDIKDEQERTREIRNRYEEMPNNGNPLLGIVQSFDPHKSNAHSSKRVTKTHEEGEASHERFIPVTQKEGASRTVRIPANNPPKDEDYVDLQYGEVDETNQEPQHKQTQADSEESARNNGQFKALEERLKAIEGYDVFDVDTYEMSLVPDLTIPHKFKVPNFEKYKGLTCPRSHLRMYVRKMAAYANDQKLMMHFFQDCLSGASVEWFQGPPRKFDPLPTSKSEILKYLLSESLVELRPMPPPIPGKIPPRFNPNERCEFHDNSPGHTLEKCWAFRHKVQDLIESGAIAFDKPNVKTNPMPRHDGTVNAIEVVTEQEFVQQRSSPIDALKRYLLAKGFILEHNEAFKTTLQRLVDQGVVRFKEYPEEEYVAMLERNEPLIIPRQGARKTLIIPCAKAPLLIPTQVHTRIIPVRDSYPMDKMKAVPWEYESNTNTDVTNIVGPGGMTRSGRIFNTAKPNENLAQASDQTTLVPTEKSTSKDKEATNKDAEEFLALIKKSDYKVVDQLHQTPSRISLLSLLIHSEKHRDTLMKILSAAHVTKDITVNQFDGMVANLTAGACLSFSEHELPSQGNEHNKALHISMQCGKAHMSRVLIDTGSSLNVMPKATLDKIDLEGLVIRPSRLVVKAFDGSQSPVFGEVDLPVVIGPHTFCINFRVMEIEPAYTCLLGRPWIHAAGAVTSTLHQKMKFVDGNSIVTINGEEDIFVSNLDSYRYIEAGEKALETSFQALEIATAIMLPIEKMRRAVTSWRDLQDTRMEGWGKVPEVQEKRDRLGLGYQPTKKAAKEEQRFPPITQTFITGGYEHVSTISNMEGTSNFIRMIRPGEQLQNWTSLEIPEIAYVSE, from the exons ATGGCTCAAATGCTGAGTTTCATGAAGGACATTAAGGATGAACAGGAAAGAACTAGGGAAATTCGGAATCGGTATGAGGAAATGCCAAACAACGGCAACCCACTGTTGGGAATTGTTCAAAGCTTTGACCCTCATAAGTCAAACGCCCACTCATCAAAGAGAGTTACCAAAACCCATGAGGAAGGGGAAGCTTCCCATGAAAGATTCATTCCCGTCACTCAGAAGGAGGGCGCCTCCCGCACTGTTCGTATTCCTGCTAACAATCCGCCTAAGGATGAGGATTATGTGGATTTACAATATGGTGAGGTGGATGAGACAAACCAGGAACCCCAACATAAGCAAACTCAAGCTGATTCTGAGGAAAGTGCTAGAAACAATGGACAATTCAAGGCACTGGAGGAAAGGCTGAAAGCAATAGAAGGGTAcgatgtctttgatgtggatacctacgaaatgagcttggtgccaGATTTAACTATTCCTCATAAATTCAAGGTACCcaacttcgagaaatacaaaggacttacATGCCCTAGGAGTCATCTACGCATGTACGTCAggaagatggctgcttatgccaATGACCAAAAACTaatgatgcattttttccaagactGCCTGAGTGGGGCATCTGTAGagtg GTTCCAAGGTCCTCCGAGGAAATTCGATCCTCTACCCACTTCCAAGAGTGAAATACTAAAATATTTGCTGAGTGAATCATTGGTAGAGCTTAGACCTATGCCACCCCCAATTCCAGGGAAGATTCCACCCAGGTTCAACcctaatgaaaggtgtgaatttcatgACAATTCTCCCGGACATACATTGGAAAAGTGTTGGGCATTTAggcacaaggttcaagacctaatAGAATCAGGGGCTATTGCTTTTGACAAACCTAACGTAAAGACAAACCCTATGCCTCGCCATGATGGCACAGTCAACGCAATAGAGGTAGTCACTGAGCAAGAGTTTGTTCAACAACggagctcccccatagatgcccttaagaggtatctacttgcAAAGGGGTTTATCCTCGAACATAACGAAGCCTTTAAGACAACACTACAAAGACTGGTAGATCAAGGGGTAGTTCGGTTTAAGGAATAtcctgaagaggaatatgtggccaTGCTGGAGAGGAATGAACCATTGATAATACCTAGGCAAGGGGCAAGGAAGACATTAATCATTCCCTGCGCCAAGGCGCCATTGCTGATACCTACACAGGTACACACTAGGATCATCCCGGTCAGAGACTCATACCCTATGGACAAAATGAAAGCAGTCCCTTGGGAATATGAGTCTAATACTAATACCGACGTGACAAACATCGTTGGGCCTGGGGGCATGACTCGTAGTGGCCGCATATTCAATACTGCAAAACCAAACGAGAACCTGGCACAAGCAAGTGATCAAACTACTTTGGTCCCTACTGAAAAGAGCACATCCAAAGACAAAGAGGCCACTAACAAAGATGCTGAAGAGTTCTTGGCATTGATCAAGAAAAGCGATTATAAGGTGGTGGACCAGTTACACCAAACTCCGTCCAGGATATCACTCCTCTCGTTGTTGATACATTCAGAAAAACACCGAGACACCTTGATGAAGATCTTGAGCGCTGCCCATGTGACTAAAGACATCACTGTAAATCAAtttgatggaatggtggctaatcttaCTGCTGGGGCATGCTTAAGTTTCAGTGAACACGAGTTGCCCTCACAAGGGAATGAGCATAACAAAGCcctgcatatctccatgcaatgtgggaaAGCTCATATGTCTAGAGTACTGATCGACACGGGGTCATCATTAAACGTAATGCCAAAGGCCACCTTAGACAAGATAGACTTGGAAGGACTAGTAATAAGACCAAGCCGTCTGGTGGTCAAGGCCTTCGATGGGTCGCAAAGCCCAGTGTTCGGAGAGGTGGACCTTCCTGTGGTAATAGGCCCCCATacattctgcatcaatttccGAGTAATGGAGATTGAACCTGCGTATACCTGCTTATTGggacgtccttggatccatgctgctggggcagtTACCTCCACTCTGCACCAAAAGATGAAATTTGTGGATGGGAACTCTATAGTAACCATCAATGGGGAGGAGgacatatttgtcagcaatctagaCTCATACCGATACATTGAGGCTGGAGAAAAAGCATTAGAGACTTCATTCCAAGCGCTAGAGATTGCCACTGCTATCATGCTACCAATTGAGAAAATGCGAAGGGCGGTGACATCCTGGAGAGACCTGCAAGACACAAGGATGGAAGGTTGGGGCAAGG